The Lactobacillus sp. ESL0680 genome has a segment encoding these proteins:
- the leuS gene encoding leucine--tRNA ligase encodes MYNHKVVEKKWQDYWAKNDTFKTGNNPKKKNYYVMDMFPFPSGKGLHVGHPEGYTATDITARMKRAQGYNVLYPMGWDAFGLPTEQYALKTGKDPAVVTKENIATFKKQLHKLGFSYDWDREIATCDPKYYKWTQWTFEQMYKNGLAYEAEVPVNWSPDLGTVVANEDIVDGKTERGGYPIYRRNMKQWMLKITAYADRLLAGLDNLDWPENVKEMQRNWIGRSVGAQVTFKIKNSDKTFDIFTTRPDTLFGASYAVLAPENKLVEEITTAEHKADVDAYVKEIESKSDLERTDLNKHKTGVFTGAYAINPVNNEEIPIWISDYVLATYGTGAVMAVPAHDDRDYEFAQKFNLPIKAVIKGGDITKEAYTGDGVHFDSEFLNGLNVDDAKKKMVAWLEDHNVGEKKVNYKLRDWEFGRQRYWGEPIPVIHWEDGETTLVPEDQLPLVLPHATDIKPSGTPESPLVNLTDWVNVVDENGRKGKRETNTMPNWAGSSWYFIRYVDPHNDQKLADYDLLKKWLPVDLYIGGAEHAVRHLLYARFWNMVLYDLGVVPNEEPFQRLYNQGLILKNHEKMSKSKGNVVNPDDVIDEYGADSLRTYEMFMGPLDASIDWDDNGPASTKKFLDRVWRLFVNDLDLKPIPQENIVPENDGELDKVYAETVKKVTEDFEALHFNTAISQMMVFVNAAQKAKTIPQEYVEGFITLMAPVAPHMMEEIWQIMGHDESVTFAKWPTYDPAKLVESTVEIMVQVNGKLRGNFKAAKDTAKDDLQEQALALPHVQKFLEGKDVKKVIVVPNKIVNIVAK; translated from the coding sequence ATGTACAATCACAAAGTCGTCGAAAAAAAATGGCAAGATTATTGGGCCAAGAATGATACTTTCAAAACGGGCAATAATCCGAAAAAGAAAAATTATTATGTAATGGATATGTTCCCGTTCCCGTCAGGCAAGGGATTGCATGTTGGTCACCCAGAAGGCTATACGGCAACTGATATTACCGCCAGAATGAAGCGGGCACAGGGTTATAATGTTTTATACCCAATGGGCTGGGATGCCTTTGGCCTGCCAACAGAACAATATGCGTTAAAGACTGGTAAGGATCCGGCTGTTGTTACTAAGGAAAATATCGCTACTTTCAAAAAGCAACTCCATAAGCTGGGCTTTTCATATGATTGGGACCGGGAAATTGCGACCTGTGATCCGAAGTATTACAAGTGGACGCAATGGACATTTGAGCAAATGTACAAGAACGGTCTTGCTTATGAAGCTGAAGTACCAGTTAACTGGTCGCCGGATTTAGGAACTGTTGTTGCTAATGAGGATATTGTTGATGGTAAGACTGAGCGTGGTGGCTACCCAATTTATCGCCGTAATATGAAGCAATGGATGCTCAAGATTACGGCTTATGCTGACCGTCTTCTTGCTGGTCTGGACAATCTTGATTGGCCGGAAAATGTCAAGGAAATGCAACGTAACTGGATTGGTCGTTCAGTTGGTGCGCAAGTTACCTTCAAGATTAAGAATTCTGACAAGACCTTTGATATTTTCACAACTCGTCCTGATACCTTGTTTGGTGCCAGCTATGCTGTGTTAGCTCCAGAGAACAAGTTGGTTGAAGAAATTACAACAGCTGAACACAAGGCTGATGTTGATGCTTACGTTAAGGAAATTGAATCTAAGTCTGACTTGGAAAGAACTGACTTGAACAAGCATAAGACTGGTGTCTTCACGGGTGCGTATGCAATTAACCCAGTTAACAATGAAGAAATTCCAATTTGGATTTCAGATTATGTTTTAGCAACTTATGGTACGGGTGCTGTTATGGCAGTTCCAGCTCATGATGACCGTGATTACGAATTTGCCCAAAAATTCAACTTGCCAATTAAGGCTGTAATTAAGGGCGGCGACATTACTAAGGAAGCTTATACCGGTGATGGTGTCCACTTTGATTCCGAGTTCTTAAACGGTTTGAATGTTGATGATGCCAAGAAGAAAATGGTTGCTTGGCTGGAAGACCACAATGTTGGTGAAAAGAAGGTCAACTACAAACTGCGTGATTGGGAATTTGGCCGTCAACGTTACTGGGGTGAACCAATTCCTGTCATTCATTGGGAAGATGGCGAAACAACCTTAGTTCCAGAAGACCAATTACCACTAGTTTTACCGCATGCAACTGATATTAAGCCATCTGGTACGCCCGAAAGTCCGCTTGTTAACTTGACAGATTGGGTTAACGTGGTTGATGAAAATGGCCGCAAGGGTAAACGTGAGACTAACACAATGCCTAACTGGGCTGGCTCGTCATGGTACTTTATCCGTTACGTTGATCCGCATAATGATCAAAAACTTGCTGATTATGACTTGCTTAAAAAGTGGCTGCCAGTTGATTTGTACATTGGTGGGGCAGAACACGCGGTTCGGCACTTGCTTTATGCTCGTTTTTGGAACATGGTTCTCTATGATTTGGGTGTTGTACCAAATGAAGAGCCATTCCAACGTCTATATAACCAAGGTTTGATTTTAAAGAACCACGAGAAGATGTCTAAGTCAAAGGGCAACGTTGTTAATCCAGACGATGTGATTGACGAATATGGTGCAGACAGCTTGAGAACTTATGAAATGTTTATGGGACCTCTTGATGCTTCAATCGATTGGGATGACAATGGTCCTGCTTCAACTAAGAAGTTCTTGGATCGTGTTTGGCGCTTATTTGTCAATGATTTGGATTTGAAGCCAATTCCACAAGAAAATATTGTTCCAGAGAACGATGGTGAGCTGGATAAAGTTTATGCAGAAACAGTTAAGAAGGTAACCGAAGACTTTGAGGCACTGCATTTTAATACTGCAATTTCACAAATGATGGTCTTTGTTAATGCCGCCCAAAAGGCTAAGACGATTCCACAAGAATATGTAGAAGGCTTCATTACCTTAATGGCACCAGTTGCACCACACATGATGGAAGAAATCTGGCAAATTATGGGTCATGATGAATCAGTTACCTTTGCCAAATGGCCAACTTATGATCCAGCCAAGTTAGTTGAATCAACAGTTGAGATTATGGTTCAAGTAAATGGTAAATTACGTGGCAACTTCAAGGCTGCTAAGGATACTGCTAAAGATGATTTGCAAGAACAGGCTTTAGCATTGCCACATGTCCAAAAATTCTTGGAAGGCAAAGATGTTAAGAAGGTAATTGTTGTTCCTAACAAGATTGTTAACATTGTTGCAAAATAA
- a CDS encoding NAD(P)H-hydrate dehydratase — translation MIAIPADILTKVIKKRSSETHKGNYGRVLLIGGCENYGGAIIMATEGTLNSGAGLVAVATHSLNLSALHARDPEAMYIDWHDHGLPALIKKMDVVVCGPGLGLSSFAQELMQMLCKTLTGEQTLVLDASGLDLIAEKRSLIPQHVGKIILTPHQMEWQRLSQIKIAFQTDSANLTALNELFPQQNATLVLKSNHTHVYCGDGTIFVNPLGNPGMATGGMGDTLVGIIGGFCAQFGNNLDSIMAAVYIHSLAGDQIARTDYVVRPTKVSSLLPQIMKKYAN, via the coding sequence ATGATTGCAATTCCTGCAGATATTTTAACTAAAGTTATTAAAAAAAGATCAAGTGAGACTCATAAGGGCAATTATGGCCGTGTGTTATTAATTGGCGGCTGTGAGAATTATGGTGGGGCAATAATTATGGCTACTGAGGGCACTCTAAATAGTGGTGCCGGTCTAGTAGCAGTGGCAACGCACTCGCTTAATCTTTCGGCATTGCATGCGCGTGACCCAGAGGCAATGTATATTGATTGGCACGACCATGGTTTGCCAGCGTTAATTAAAAAGATGGATGTGGTTGTTTGTGGTCCAGGGCTGGGACTAAGTAGTTTTGCGCAAGAGTTAATGCAAATGTTGTGTAAAACTTTAACTGGTGAGCAAACGCTGGTTTTGGATGCCAGCGGTCTTGATTTAATCGCTGAGAAGCGAAGTTTAATTCCCCAGCATGTTGGTAAAATTATTTTGACACCTCACCAAATGGAATGGCAGCGCTTGAGTCAGATTAAAATTGCTTTTCAGACTGATAGCGCTAATTTAACGGCGCTAAATGAGTTATTTCCACAGCAAAATGCCACTTTGGTTTTGAAATCTAATCACACGCATGTCTATTGCGGGGATGGGACAATCTTTGTTAATCCATTAGGCAATCCAGGGATGGCAACTGGGGGCATGGGTGATACGCTTGTCGGCATTATTGGCGGCTTTTGCGCTCAATTTGGTAATAATCTTGATTCGATTATGGCTGCCGTTTACATTCATTCTTTGGCTGGCGATCAGATTGCCCGGACAGATTATGTGGTCCGACCGACCAAAGTCAGCAGCTTGTTGCCGCAGATAATGAAAAAATATGCAAATTAA
- a CDS encoding phosphatase PAP2 family protein: MSNTTHAKKDTIVPATIFLALYTIWAILVSSGNQIIHKFDQAVIGIICNTNPANIKFATTFTNLGNTSVIVLETIILFIILVVFKKYAYAFFTAGTMIAANGYNWVIKHAIARHRPYVHHLVAAHGYSFPSGHSVGSATLFGILIVLTILMVKNRAGKTILCIIWACFPLLIGYTRIFTHVHYPSDVLGGFLEGITFVLIGYSILYHYYLKE, translated from the coding sequence TTGAGTAATACAACACACGCCAAAAAAGATACAATTGTGCCCGCAACTATCTTTTTGGCTCTTTATACAATTTGGGCAATTCTAGTTTCTTCAGGCAATCAAATCATTCACAAATTTGACCAAGCTGTAATTGGAATTATCTGTAACACCAATCCGGCTAACATTAAATTCGCCACAACCTTTACCAATTTGGGCAACACAAGTGTTATTGTGCTTGAGACGATTATCTTATTTATTATCTTGGTCGTCTTTAAAAAGTACGCCTACGCTTTCTTTACAGCGGGAACAATGATTGCAGCCAACGGTTACAATTGGGTTATCAAACACGCGATTGCACGCCATAGGCCTTATGTGCACCACTTGGTTGCAGCCCACGGCTATAGTTTCCCATCTGGTCACTCTGTTGGTAGTGCTACGCTATTTGGAATTTTAATTGTTTTAACTATTCTAATGGTCAAAAATAGGGCTGGTAAAACTATTCTGTGCATTATTTGGGCTTGTTTCCCATTATTAATTGGCTACACCAGGATTTTCACACATGTTCATTATCCGTCAGATGTTTTGGGCGGGTTCTTAGAAGGAATTACCTTTGTTTTAATTGGTTATTCTATCCTGTATCATTACTACCTAAAAGAATAG
- a CDS encoding L,D-transpeptidase family protein, whose amino-acid sequence MKKSLLKPLTFCFIILICVISLARISMPQTHEETSNAKANQTVVKKTAASFRPYQDPSDLRRPYNWRKPSERKPYPKIKRLENDITIRVSLKGNRVYILRNNRRVYTMLASGGLFKKGKSLTPTGTFKIQDNRGESFYNPNLNEGANNWTSWDKNDVYLFHSVPTKDNGQYNLKEAKKLGKQQGSHGCVRLSVPDSQWIMKNIKSGTKVIVKNN is encoded by the coding sequence ATGAAAAAAAGTCTACTAAAGCCGCTTACTTTTTGTTTTATAATTTTAATTTGCGTCATTAGTTTGGCCCGAATTTCAATGCCGCAAACTCATGAAGAAACAAGTAATGCCAAGGCAAACCAAACTGTAGTTAAAAAGACAGCTGCTTCTTTTCGTCCTTATCAAGATCCTAGCGATTTGCGTCGACCGTACAATTGGCGCAAGCCAAGCGAACGTAAACCATATCCTAAGATTAAGCGATTGGAAAACGATATTACGATTCGTGTTTCGCTTAAGGGCAACAGAGTATATATTTTGCGTAATAACCGGCGTGTCTATACTATGCTGGCTAGTGGCGGATTATTCAAAAAGGGCAAGTCGTTAACACCAACAGGTACCTTTAAGATTCAAGATAATCGCGGGGAATCGTTTTATAATCCTAATTTAAACGAGGGCGCCAACAATTGGACCAGTTGGGATAAAAATGACGTTTATTTGTTCCATTCAGTGCCAACTAAAGATAATGGTCAATATAATTTGAAAGAAGCTAAGAAGTTGGGGAAGCAGCAGGGGTCACATGGCTGTGTTCGTCTAAGCGTACCTGATTCGCAATGGATAATGAAAAATATTAAGTCGGGTACCAAAGTAATTGTGAAGAATAATTAG
- a CDS encoding PspC domain-containing protein, producing MHKHLTKSRDKILTGVLGGIAEYFGWDKAWTRIIGGALICFTGWGLVLYIVAAFAIPEKGTHDDVLNGEYTKR from the coding sequence ATGCATAAGCATTTAACAAAATCACGCGATAAAATTTTGACTGGTGTCTTAGGTGGAATTGCCGAATATTTCGGTTGGGATAAAGCATGGACAAGAATTATTGGTGGTGCTCTGATTTGCTTCACTGGTTGGGGACTAGTACTTTATATTGTTGCTGCCTTCGCAATCCCAGAAAAAGGAACACATGATGATGTCCTAAATGGTGAATACACTAAGCGTTGA
- a CDS encoding serine hydrolase has product MTFKHKFNRIIVALIAAMVLILPVTPVSAATQVPNDYHANQLKLNVKSAIAIDSKTGQLLYGKNINQPLPIASMTKLITVYLTLTAIKEGKITWQTKVKPTDAIIRVANNKDFSNVPLHVGHEYSIKQLYQATLIESANGAAMLLAQAVSGAQEPFVKQMRQQLTKWGITDAQIYTTCGLPNKNVGADAYPGASGNSENELSAKDMAIVGQHLIADFPQVIKTTKIAHLAFVDQNTKTPMANFNWMLKGLSQYNPQLKVDGLKTGTTDAAGACFIATAKHNGARIITVVMGAEHRDGTDPSRFIQTKNLLSYLYHNYRPIIFNKNEVITGLTSMKVHNGKARQVNIGMKENSEIWAPMTGAKLHVELADKQVEAPVTAGQTVTDYKFKAGSEQLISLTNPAGMHLPAKSFQGTTRVNFLVRFWRWLFGG; this is encoded by the coding sequence ATGACTTTTAAGCATAAATTTAACAGAATTATTGTTGCTCTGATAGCGGCGATGGTACTTATTTTGCCGGTAACGCCAGTTTCCGCGGCAACTCAAGTACCAAATGACTATCACGCTAATCAGCTGAAGTTAAATGTTAAGTCGGCGATTGCAATTGATAGTAAGACTGGTCAGCTATTATATGGTAAAAACATTAATCAGCCGCTGCCAATTGCTTCGATGACCAAACTGATTACGGTTTATTTGACTTTGACAGCAATCAAAGAGGGAAAGATAACCTGGCAAACTAAGGTAAAACCAACCGATGCAATTATTCGGGTTGCCAACAATAAGGACTTTTCTAATGTTCCGCTGCATGTGGGCCACGAGTATAGCATTAAGCAGCTCTATCAGGCGACTTTGATTGAGTCAGCCAATGGTGCTGCAATGCTCTTAGCCCAAGCTGTCAGTGGCGCCCAAGAGCCGTTTGTCAAGCAGATGCGGCAGCAATTAACCAAATGGGGCATTACTGATGCGCAAATCTATACAACTTGTGGACTGCCAAATAAAAATGTGGGTGCAGATGCTTATCCTGGTGCTTCTGGTAATTCAGAAAATGAACTTTCAGCTAAGGATATGGCAATTGTGGGGCAGCATTTGATAGCGGACTTTCCTCAAGTAATTAAGACAACTAAGATTGCTCACTTGGCTTTTGTCGATCAGAATACCAAGACGCCGATGGCTAACTTTAACTGGATGCTTAAGGGCTTATCGCAATACAATCCGCAATTAAAGGTTGATGGCTTAAAGACTGGTACAACCGATGCGGCTGGTGCGTGCTTTATCGCAACGGCCAAGCATAACGGCGCACGGATTATTACTGTCGTGATGGGAGCTGAGCACCGTGATGGCACCGATCCGTCGCGGTTCATCCAGACCAAGAACTTATTAAGTTATCTTTACCATAATTATCGACCGATTATTTTTAATAAAAATGAAGTAATCACTGGTCTTACTAGTATGAAAGTTCATAACGGCAAGGCGCGTCAGGTTAACATTGGAATGAAAGAGAATAGTGAAATTTGGGCACCAATGACGGGTGCTAAATTGCATGTTGAACTAGCTGATAAACAGGTTGAAGCACCTGTAACGGCTGGACAAACAGTGACAGACTACAAGTTTAAGGCAGGATCAGAACAATTGATTTCACTGACTAATCCTGCTGGGATGCACCTGCCAGCTAAGTCATTTCAGGGGACAACGCGGGTCAACTTTTTAGTTCGCTTCTGGCGCTGGCTTTTTGGAGGTTAA
- the argS gene encoding arginine--tRNA ligase, protein MNFKNEVVELLAPKVDLPKEKIAALIERPKNEKMGDYAFPAFALAKVMHKNPAEIAQEIAEQLSSPAFSNIQAVGPYVNFAINHEKLISQTLTEVLTQKEHFGDQELGKGNVPIDMSSPNIAKPMSMGHLRSTVIGNSIAKTLQKVGYTPVKINFLGDYGTQFGKLIAAYKHWGNEEDVKKDPIMNLFKYYVKFHAEAEKHPELDDEGRAWFKKLEDGDSEAVELWQWFREVSLVDFKRIYKDLGVEFDSYKGEAFFNDKMQPVIDELKQKGLLHESQGAQVVDMGEDENPALIVKSDGTSVYLTRDIAAALYRMKSYNFVKMLYVVGNEQAQHFVELKTVLKKMGYDWADEIYHVPFGLITQGGKKLSTRKGNVVFLDKVLKDAVALAQKQIEQKNPDLAEQKQVAHDVGVGAVIFHDLKNDRTDNFDFDLEEVVRFEGDTGPYVQYTNARAQSVLRKAAKMDQKPDLSNLKLNDDWSFSVAKALADFPRIIARSSDKFEPSIIAKYALDLAKKFNKYYANVKILTNDEQIASRLALVEATSIVLTESLCLLGVNAPKEM, encoded by the coding sequence ATGAATTTCAAAAATGAAGTAGTCGAGTTATTGGCACCAAAAGTTGACTTGCCAAAGGAAAAAATTGCGGCGTTAATCGAACGACCAAAAAATGAAAAAATGGGTGATTATGCCTTTCCAGCTTTTGCATTAGCTAAAGTGATGCATAAAAATCCTGCTGAAATTGCCCAAGAAATTGCAGAGCAATTGTCTAGTCCAGCTTTTTCTAATATTCAAGCAGTTGGTCCGTATGTCAACTTTGCAATTAATCATGAAAAATTAATTTCACAAACATTGACTGAAGTTTTAACCCAAAAAGAACATTTTGGTGACCAAGAATTGGGTAAAGGTAATGTTCCGATTGATATGTCCAGCCCGAACATTGCCAAGCCGATGTCAATGGGTCACTTGCGGTCAACCGTAATTGGTAATTCAATTGCTAAAACCTTGCAAAAGGTTGGTTATACACCAGTAAAGATCAATTTCTTGGGTGATTATGGTACACAATTTGGTAAATTGATTGCGGCTTATAAGCATTGGGGTAATGAAGAAGACGTTAAAAAAGACCCAATCATGAATTTGTTCAAGTACTATGTTAAGTTCCACGCTGAAGCTGAAAAGCATCCAGAACTTGACGATGAAGGTCGTGCTTGGTTTAAGAAGTTAGAAGATGGTGATTCAGAAGCCGTTGAGTTATGGCAATGGTTCCGTGAAGTTTCATTGGTTGACTTTAAGCGTATTTACAAAGATTTAGGTGTTGAATTTGACTCTTACAAGGGTGAAGCCTTCTTCAATGATAAGATGCAACCGGTTATTGATGAGTTGAAGCAAAAGGGCTTATTGCATGAATCTCAAGGCGCGCAGGTTGTTGACATGGGCGAGGATGAGAATCCAGCTTTAATTGTTAAGTCAGACGGTACTAGTGTATATTTGACACGTGATATTGCTGCAGCACTTTACCGGATGAAGAGCTATAATTTTGTGAAGATGCTATATGTGGTTGGAAATGAGCAGGCACAACACTTTGTGGAACTTAAGACAGTTCTAAAGAAGATGGGTTATGACTGGGCCGATGAAATTTACCATGTTCCATTTGGCTTAATTACGCAGGGTGGTAAAAAGCTATCAACACGTAAGGGTAACGTCGTCTTCCTTGATAAGGTATTAAAAGATGCAGTTGCACTTGCCCAAAAGCAAATCGAACAAAAGAACCCTGACTTAGCAGAGCAAAAGCAAGTTGCTCATGATGTTGGTGTTGGTGCCGTTATTTTCCATGACTTAAAGAATGATCGGACAGATAACTTTGACTTTGACTTAGAAGAAGTTGTCCGCTTTGAAGGTGATACTGGTCCTTATGTACAATACACAAATGCTCGGGCACAAAGCGTATTGCGCAAAGCTGCAAAGATGGACCAAAAACCTGACTTAAGCAACTTGAAATTAAATGATGACTGGTCCTTTAGTGTGGCTAAAGCCTTAGCTGATTTCCCTCGAATTATTGCCCGCAGCAGTGATAAGTTTGAGCCATCAATTATTGCTAAGTATGCACTAGATTTGGCTAAAAAATTCAACAAGTATTATGCCAATGTCAAGATTTTGACCAATGATGAGCAAATCGCTTCCCGCTTAGCGCTAGTAGAAGCAACATCAATTGTTTTGACTGAATCTCTTTGTCTGTTAGGAGTTAACGCACCTAAGGAAATGTAG
- a CDS encoding MDR family MFS transporter, translated as MKKTNVPVVTLAIFMTTFMAAIEGTIVSTAMPTIVSDLNGLEIMNWVVSIFLFMTAVSTPLYGKLADSIGRKPVFLFGIALFVIGSALCGQAHNMMELILFRVIQGLGSGAVQPVAMTIIADMYTLKKRTKMLGLNSGFWGVASVIAPLLGGFIVQNLSWHWVFYINVPIGLIAFLLVVFFLHEPKERVAVKLDIKGTCWLTILLLTLMYVLQELGSLNWLITAALVALIIISAIAFYQVEKKADDPILPLSMLKGREFLSLNLITLFIAGVVIGFEFYIPTWMQGIKGTSATIAGFAVTPSSVMWVVGSFLIGSMLGRFGVKKTFFGMLGLLVIADFLLLIVPLQTPFWVFCVIATMNGVAFGAILTASQVRSQVLVAPENVGVATSFNTLMRYLGQTMMVSIYGITFNTIVAGQLAKHPNLTQGMMNKIVSSVKAKELAANLVPQLRQVLFSALKGVYVVSMVAIMISILINFCYKKQEEN; from the coding sequence ATGAAAAAAACAAACGTACCAGTTGTTACGCTTGCGATTTTTATGACAACTTTTATGGCTGCGATTGAAGGAACAATTGTTTCAACTGCAATGCCAACCATCGTTTCTGACCTCAATGGTCTAGAAATTATGAACTGGGTTGTTTCAATTTTCTTATTTATGACGGCTGTATCGACTCCTTTATACGGAAAACTGGCAGATAGCATTGGTCGCAAGCCAGTTTTTTTGTTTGGTATTGCGTTGTTTGTCATTGGTTCAGCCCTTTGCGGTCAGGCACACAATATGATGGAGTTAATCTTGTTCCGGGTTATTCAGGGCCTTGGTTCTGGTGCAGTTCAGCCTGTTGCAATGACAATTATTGCTGATATGTACACTTTGAAAAAGCGAACCAAGATGCTGGGACTTAATTCCGGTTTTTGGGGTGTAGCTTCTGTTATTGCACCGCTTTTGGGTGGTTTTATCGTTCAAAACTTGTCTTGGCACTGGGTCTTCTATATCAATGTTCCAATTGGCTTAATTGCCTTCTTGCTGGTTGTGTTCTTTTTGCATGAACCAAAAGAAAGAGTGGCAGTCAAGCTGGATATTAAGGGGACTTGCTGGTTAACGATTCTATTATTAACGCTGATGTATGTACTTCAAGAATTAGGTTCGCTTAATTGGCTGATAACTGCGGCTCTAGTGGCTTTAATCATTATTAGTGCAATTGCCTTTTATCAAGTTGAAAAGAAGGCAGACGACCCAATATTGCCGCTCTCGATGCTCAAAGGCAGAGAGTTCTTATCTTTGAACCTAATTACCTTATTTATTGCCGGAGTTGTAATTGGTTTTGAATTTTACATTCCGACTTGGATGCAGGGAATTAAAGGGACAAGTGCTACAATTGCCGGCTTTGCGGTTACGCCGAGTTCTGTCATGTGGGTTGTTGGTTCATTCTTAATCGGCAGTATGCTTGGGCGTTTTGGCGTTAAGAAAACTTTCTTTGGTATGCTGGGATTACTAGTAATTGCTGACTTCCTATTGCTGATTGTGCCGCTGCAAACACCATTTTGGGTATTTTGTGTTATTGCAACAATGAATGGTGTAGCTTTTGGGGCAATTTTAACCGCATCACAAGTTCGCTCACAAGTCCTGGTAGCCCCTGAAAACGTGGGTGTGGCAACATCCTTTAATACGCTGATGCGGTATTTAGGGCAAACAATGATGGTTTCAATCTATGGAATTACCTTCAATACGATTGTTGCTGGCCAACTTGCTAAACATCCAAATCTGACACAAGGCATGATGAATAAGATTGTTTCATCAGTTAAGGCTAAGGAGCTTGCTGCTAATCTTGTTCCGCAGCTGCGGCAAGTATTGTTTAGTGCCTTAAAGGGTGTCTATGTTGTTTCAATGGTGGCAATTATGATTTCAATTTTGATTAACTTTTGCTATAAAAAACAAGAAGAAAATTAA
- a CDS encoding polysaccharide biosynthesis protein — protein MKENNLKEQNTQDTFIKGSAWMTFGSITSRILGALYIIPWFIWMQPYGNIANALTARSYNIYSIFILISTAGIPGAVAKQVAKYNALNEYGVGRKLFRKGLMLMVALGIVSAIIMYVASPLLASNGSRSDPRQVAVMRSLSYAILIIPILSIMRGYFQGYADMMPSAVSQFVEQLARVVWMLLTAYVIMQVQHGSFVDAVVQSNLAAAIGAIFGIAILVWFLFSRRHKLNDLVANSNNEIEVSTMGLFGEIIAQAIPFIIIDAGIQLFYLVDQYTFHPMIASLVKVSYNTIETWYALFSLNANKLIMIIVSLASAMAVTAIPLLSAAHAKHDFHGISEQIGNTLDLFLFVMIPASFGMAAISTPIYTIFYGYDKLGSNILYLSSFTAISLGLFTVLMSVLQGLSENGLAIKYLVLGLIIKIIAQYPMVYIFKVYGPLVATNLGMLVIIFLALKHLQVSYNFNSSRTSRRFIGITSFSIIMFLLVLAVEKGLELVLNPAVRWQALVLVAVAVLVGGIFYVFAAIKSELAQKILGDKIVPILRKLHIQA, from the coding sequence ATGAAAGAAAATAATTTAAAAGAGCAAAACACGCAGGATACCTTTATTAAGGGTAGTGCATGGATGACTTTTGGCTCGATTACGTCGCGGATTTTGGGTGCGCTATACATCATTCCGTGGTTCATCTGGATGCAGCCGTATGGCAACATTGCTAACGCGCTGACAGCTAGAAGTTATAATATTTACAGTATTTTTATCTTGATCTCAACGGCAGGGATTCCTGGGGCAGTAGCTAAGCAGGTTGCCAAGTATAATGCTCTTAATGAATACGGTGTTGGCCGCAAATTATTTCGTAAGGGTCTAATGCTAATGGTGGCGCTAGGGATTGTTTCGGCAATTATTATGTATGTTGCATCGCCACTGCTGGCTTCTAACGGTTCACGCAGTGATCCGCGCCAAGTTGCGGTGATGCGCAGCTTGTCTTACGCCATCTTGATTATCCCAATTTTGAGTATTATGCGGGGCTATTTCCAAGGATATGCGGATATGATGCCATCGGCAGTATCGCAATTTGTGGAACAGCTTGCTCGCGTTGTCTGGATGTTGTTAACTGCCTATGTGATTATGCAGGTGCAGCATGGCTCTTTTGTTGACGCGGTTGTGCAGTCAAACTTAGCAGCGGCAATTGGTGCGATTTTTGGAATTGCAATTCTAGTTTGGTTTTTGTTTTCACGAAGACATAAGCTGAATGACCTTGTTGCTAACTCAAATAATGAAATTGAAGTTTCAACAATGGGCTTGTTTGGTGAAATCATCGCTCAAGCAATTCCGTTTATTATCATTGATGCGGGGATTCAGTTATTTTATTTAGTTGACCAGTATACTTTTCATCCAATGATTGCCAGTTTAGTGAAGGTAAGTTATAACACGATTGAAACTTGGTATGCCTTGTTTTCACTCAACGCTAACAAGTTAATTATGATAATTGTGTCGCTTGCTAGTGCAATGGCAGTTACCGCGATTCCGCTACTTTCAGCAGCTCATGCTAAGCATGATTTTCACGGTATTTCTGAGCAGATTGGCAACACGCTAGACTTATTTTTGTTTGTCATGATACCAGCGTCATTCGGGATGGCAGCAATATCGACACCGATTTATACAATCTTCTATGGTTATGATAAATTAGGTTCGAATATCTTGTATTTGTCATCTTTTACCGCGATATCGCTAGGGTTATTTACGGTTTTAATGTCTGTTTTGCAAGGCTTATCAGAAAATGGTTTGGCAATAAAGTACCTTGTGCTGGGACTAATTATTAAGATAATTGCGCAGTACCCGATGGTCTACATCTTCAAAGTCTATGGACCTTTGGTAGCAACCAACTTGGGGATGCTGGTAATTATTTTCTTGGCTTTGAAGCATTTGCAGGTAAGCTATAACTTTAATAGTAGTCGAACCAGTCGCCGCTTTATTGGCATTACTTCCTTCTCTATCATTATGTTTCTGCTTGTTTTAGCAGTTGAAAAGGGCTTGGAGTTAGTGTTAAATCCGGCAGTTCGCTGGCAGGCATTAGTACTTGTTGCCGTAGCTGTTCTTGTTGGTGGGATCTTCTATGTCTTTGCGGCAATCAAGTCTGAATTAGCCCAGAAGATTTTGGGTGACAAGATTGTACCGATTTTAAGAAAATTACATATTCAAGCATAG